In Lolium rigidum isolate FL_2022 chromosome 7, APGP_CSIRO_Lrig_0.1, whole genome shotgun sequence, the DNA window GGCGAAAATCCAAAGATCGCACACTTAAATGCGCCTAGAGGCGAAAATCCAGAGATCGCACACCAATAAGTAGCTCTCTACCTATAACGAGGATTTGGGATTATCATTACTTTCATAGGATTTTGGACGGTTAGACTAATATTATTACTTTCATAGGAATAAATAATTGATTCAGATGATTGAATTTTTCTAATTACTTTTTTGCACAATATTTAATAGGAAATTTTGCTTTTAATGCAAGCACACGCCTTTCTTTTTTCTGGCGGATGGACCGCGCGTGTCAATTTGGGGTGGAGGGGTGGGGAGAACAGACGAGTCTCGACCATTTGATCGATGTGTGTGAATGGTTAAGATGTAATTTTCCTTCCAAGTTCTCTCTTTTATAAGTAGTGGAGATGAAAAATGAAAGAGTGTTGTTCATAATTAACAAATAAAATGAGATGAGATTGACTACTCCCCCTTCTCTTTATGGCCTGCCAATGCTCATATGTGATCAATCGAACCCTCCTACAGGGCGTTTGGAAATGTGGCTTTCAAAGACTTCAATGTACATATGCTGAAACTCCTCACATGTTCCCGCCTCGGGCTGTGGCTGAACCAATTCACTCTTAAATTCTCCTTCGTGGTTACTGAGGTCGTCAGAACGCTCTATCTCAACGACCACGTTGTGCTTGACCACACAACAGTCATCACCATGTTCTAGTTGGATAATGAATAATAGCCCATTgagtttggagcacaccaaataccCACTCCACATCTTTCATGCATACTTATCTTGCCTCTGGGCAAACCTCTTAGTTTTCTCTACATCAGGTTTGCGGACAATCTTCACAAGTGTGATCCGGTCAAGATAGAGACTATCGGCAAGCAAGATAGTATGGCTTGTCGTATGCTTTTCCATTGGTCTCATAGTTCACCGCAGGAGCAATGTTTTTTAGAAGCCATTCGAATAATGCAGAGCGACAGAGCACATTAACGTCAGCGTGGGAGCGGTGGGAAGTGGCGGGGTGGCGATGTTGCCCTAGGATTGCAAATAAGGGAAGGGGCACGATTTCGATCTGTTGTATTTCGTTGTCCCTGGCAGGCCAGACCCGATAGGTCACGCGAGCTGACCGCGCTAACGCGATCGCGATGCAAATTAGGGTTACGAATGCGGTTCGATGGACAGACATACCCATTTTTTTTTCCTTGGAAAGacggaccctaaaccctaaactaccgCTTTGCTCTTGTTTTCATCATGCCGCTGGAAATGGTCCTACCGCGATGGAGCGAGAGCACGATCCGTCAAAGCTGGGGCACAAAGCACGGTTTACTccatccgtccacaaataagtgtgcaTGCAGGTTTTTGagataaattatgaagtgaaGTAAAAATACATTGGTAACATGCATCTAttctctttaattctttcacttTCAGTAAGTTAAGTGCATgtaaaaaaataagaagaatatgcgtttaatattattgggtttgatttctgtGTTTGAAAAAGAAGCAATTAAAATACATTTAAAAGATATGAGTACTCTCTTTGTGGATAAAATTTAGAGCTAAATGTATACTTATTTAAGGACGGAGGAAGTAGCTGACTGGTCACGGCCGTAGAGTCGCCGACGCGCACGCCGGCCATTCGACCGACCGTTAGACGCTTTTCAAGAACGGCGAACCGTTTCTATCGTGCACCCGTTCCGGCTAAGAAAGCCGTCAACAACGATGAGCTAGCAACCGCCTACGGTGGTCGGCAGGGGGCAGCGCAGCCCCCAACGGAATCTAGGAGCCTCCGTCCTTTTCCTTAGCCGGAAAGGAATATGCAGATGCGGTGCGGCTggctgctccgccgccgccggtgcccgTGAACTTCCTCGCCGCGAAACGGCGGGTACGTAGCTACGGACTGCGGCGCGCTGGCCCCCGATGGTTGGAACGGCAGTGACGTGCGTGCTCGCGCCGGTGAACGTTCTCGCCGCAAACAGTGCACACGGTGACCGCTCGGTATGGCTCTAGCTCCTCGGGAACCGGAGGGGCAGCCCGCCCGTGCCGGAAACATGGACGGACGGACGGCCGGGCCACCGTTTCCTTGCCAAGTTGAACATCCATCCAACTTGTTGAATTGGAAGAATAATCAAATTGATCAGACACGCAGTGACGCAATCCTACGGATTCCACTAGAGCCCGTAGCTTTCCGTTCCGTCCGTTGCTTCGTCCGAGGGGTTAAACGCGCGCGCCGCTCTGCCACTGCCACACCACACAGGTTCCTTGCGTATCCTCCCTGACTGTAGCGTAGCCTAGCTAGATTCGCAGGCAGTTATCCTACACATCGGTGCATGTTTTCTTTCGCCGGCCAAATCATGGGCACGGCACGCACGAACGTGGTTGATGGTTCGGGCAGCGTACCGACCGACCGTGCCTAGGGGCATCCTATGCATTTCGGTCACCAAATATGATCATCTGTTGGATCGAGCCGTTGATACAAAAGTGGCTGAAAAGGCACGAGTGAGTGACTATTTGCGTCTAGGGTATTTCCAGCGGGCCGAGGCAATTTATTATTTCAAATGTCACGTTTTTTAATGGTCATTAACGTTCCGTTGAGGCATGGCACCGTATATTACCGGTTCTCGCGCGAGGGCGGTAGGTTCACGCGCACAGCCGATCGATTGGCATGCGTGGCCGCTGTTTCGCACACGGGGAAACCGAATACTAGTTCCCACCTTGATGTGGCTATAATATGAGTGCCGCTGCCACAACAACGACAAACCCTACCTACGATCTCCATGGCCGACCACGAAAGCATCTGAAGTTGCGTTATCGCCATGGCTCGCGCCCCACTATCTAGAAGATCCAGACAGATCGCATCGTTCAAGGCGAAGCAGACCGCCGCCTATGCCCGTGAGGACGAGCTCTACGGCCCCCACGGGGAGGGCattggggaggcggcggcgcgtatGGTCGTCGCGTTGGAGAGCGGGGGGCGTCCCTCAGGTTGCTCCATCGGCGAGCAACGCCGAAAGCCAGGCGGGCAATGCCAGTCTCGCCGAGGCGAGGGCGCATCTCCAGAAGTCGCAGCCTGCACATCATGGGGCCCCAATCCGCGAACGTTAATGGCCAAAAAATATACAGTTTGCGTCAGGTCGAAAATGCCAGAAGGACCACTAGCCAGATACACACCAAACGCTACGTACTGCCAGCCTAATCGACTCCATGTTCATTTTCCGTGAAAAAGCTTCTATTTTAAGAATGCACGGTGGTTATTGGCCAGGGCCGACAGGAACCTCTGATCATTTGCTAGGTGAAGGGTATCTCGAGTGGACCAAGCACTACACTATAGAGTATGCCTTTGGATAAAGTGCGGCGCTGCTTATTTTCTcctaaaaaataatttttttgcgaCTGGCCCTATCCACGACAGGACGCCGCTTCAGCGATAGGATGAGAAAGCCTTAAAAGTTATTTCTCACAAGAGAGAAAATTTCTTTCTTGTACATTGCTTGACACTATTGTTCTCCTCAAAAGTCATTTCAAATGCTTGAGaacatagtactccctccgattcatattaattgactccaatatggatatatctagaactaaaatatgtctagatacattcatattagagtcaattaatatgaaccggagggagtatatagaaATACTTAATGAAGAAAGCACATGTTGCCGCCCTACACAGTCCATCAAAATCTCATCTTCTTTCTTCATCTTTGCTTTGCCTGTGGGCTGTGTCACTGCTTTACAAAATGTATGTAAAGCTCAAAAGCAACATTTGACATTGAGTTAGTATAGTGGAGATCACGCACCAAAGAGCCTTTCCCCTTCCTCACCAAGGAACATTGTCGGAGTCTGGGCTGTCGCTAAGCAACCCCTTCTAGTCCTTTTAATCTTTGTTTATGTGCTGAACTCCACATtcacatcaacaaaagatgaaaaGACTACTTTCACAAGTCTTACTCACACGTTCGCAGCATTATTCCCATGACATTTTCATGGATTTCGTCGGATAGTACAGAGGACCCCCACAGCAAACGGAGAAAGTACATGTCAAACAACGAGGCCCGGAGGTCTCTATTTGCCACACAAACGAACGTGAAGGGGGAACCATAACCAGTGCGAATCTGAAAATTTGCAAACAGACTGAACCTTTTGTGAAACCAAAAGCTTCAGGTAACTGATTACCGTATACATATATTGCACTGTTCACAAGTGAGGTTTCACCACCAGAAATCAGCTGTATGTAAAACCCCACGGAAACCTGCTAATTAATCTGCCAACACCATCATTCATCCCATTCTCCCAATCATACCGCTAGAATAGTAGACAACAATCATACGGTACGGCATTCAGCTAGAACAGTGCAGTTCTAGCAAAGGCAAGTCAGGCATCTCTTGAAAACTTATGCCTGGGTTTCCATACGTCAGAGTGCGGTCACCGTTAAAAGGTGGTTCATATGCAGAGAGCTCCTAGATCTGGTAGGGGTACCGTAGACTTGCGCTCCTTGACGGGTGCTGCTTCAGGTTCTTTCTTCTTTTGCTTCTTCCCTTTCTGAGCCTTCCCTTGGCCACCTTTGGTCCTGATAGGTGTCAAGTACATACAAAAAGGCATTATAAGTGTATATTTCATCACACTTCAACATCATACCAACAAAAAACAGGGCCTTGTTACTTGAACGTAAATATTTAACTTATCTTAACCACCAAAATGAGCTCTGTAAAGAGGGCTGGAAAATATTCTCACTATTCATATATGAGATAAGACTAAGAACTTTCCCCTTTTTTTCCCATTATAAACCACTATTTGAAATACATGAACTGTACAAAACAGAACAGATATGCTGCGTGCAAGAACATTCACAATGTTGCTTTTATCTAGAAGAGATTATCTGAAGAATATTTGCCATGGAAGCAACAGGAAAGAAGCTCATAAGTAGCAAAGAATATGCTAAAAGACTAAGAGAGGATGAGAACATCAAAAGTCATACCGTGGAGGTGCTTTTGACGCTACAGCCGTGGCTAAACTACAAGAAGCCTTGTGCTTCTTTGCAGATCCACAAGAGCACTCCTTGGAATTGGACTTATCCTGTACAAAAGAACAAGAGATAATTCTCATTACCATTCTTCGCCTTTCTAGTCTCAACATGGTGGAACAATGCGGGGCAGTTCAACACTGGGAACATCAGTTAAGAAGTGCCCGCATGATAGTTACCTTCTTAGCATGTGAACTTTTGGATTTCTGAACTGTTTCATCTTTACTAGAACAGCTTTCTTCTTCCTTGTGGTAATTTATTTGGTTCCCATTCTGGGATGTGCTAAGCTCATCTTCTACAAAATATAAAGCCTATGAGCATCCAGCAATTATGACAGTAAATGAACGAGCAAATATTGGAGGCTATTGTACCTAGGACACTTAATGTGTGCTAAGCTCATCTTCTACAAAATATGATGTGCTAACTGCTAAGCTCATATTCTACAAAATATGATGCACTAAGCTCATCTTCTACAAAATATAAAGCCTATGGGCTTTCCGCATCCAACTGTTCTTCAATAGATTTATTCAAGAATCCAGAACATTCCAGCatgataaaataaaaaaaatcataaaattcctatgttagatttttttttaaaaaaacttggaGGCTATTGTACCTAGCACACTTAACATCTTATTAGTGCACGATCAGAATTAATTAACTCAGTTTTTTCTAGATACACAACACATTAAAACGTGTCCAGATTACAAAGCAAGGAAGTAGTGTTTATCAAAGTCTATACTACATTCTCTCTTAGATAATATATCACCCAAATTTATATTCACAACAACCAGCAATTtagtagcaaaaaaaaaagtctacATTGGACAGTGCAGGCCTTTCTTGTTATCGCATACAACTCAGCACAGATATACTACAAATTATATGGATGCTGATTGTTGACTAACATATCGACTACCTTTAACAATTCCAGCAGAACGAATAGGAAATGCATCCAAATTCCAAAAGAGAAAAAGTAGCATATTTTGGCAAGAATACATGGATGCTTCAACTTTCCCACAAATCAGTTCACAGTTTTGTGTTCAAAATGGTTCTACAAAAAGAGTGCAGTGTTCAAAATGATTCCACAACATGAGGACCCAGAACATCTACATGCTATATCACCCGATATAGCTAGGTTAGTACTCCTACCTAATACTTGCCTGTCATCTACACAATTAAGACCTCTGTGAATAAGACTATAAGACACATGCTTCCAACAGAAAGCGAACTAGTTCATATTTTAGGAAGAAGCCAAGAACACTGCAACAAGATTAGACTCTGAAAACTGAGCTAATGTTATCTTCAAAAGAGTGCAAATTTCACACCAAAAGCCATCAGTTCTCATACGGAGCCTTCAGCAAAGATGGGGATAACATTTACTAGAAGTACCCCCAATTCCGGTTTGCTACTAGTAACCAAAATTCACAGATTGGTCATTACTTTGCAAAGTACAATAAACACACATGGACGGATAAAACTGTTGGGAAAACAGAGAGGTATTTAGTAAATTCGTGGTAGTTAAAGCTTACCCTTGCACGCATAGTCCATATAAAGATCTTCATCCACATTATCAGAACACATTGCAACTAGTTCAGCTATCATGTACTcaacagcagcatcaacatcaccATCAAATTCCCCCAAAACCtgcatgatcaattgatcattactAATGACATCAACAGACAGTGATTGCTAAGATCAATCTAAAGCAAGTTAACAAATGCGATGTCAAAATGACGATTAATCATACAACCCATACATGTTCAGCTACAGTGGCATCAGAACATCCAGTTCCATCCATGACCCGTTTAACCGATCTATCGTCATAGGTTGACCTGTTCGAAGATTTCTTTAGGTCTTTTGCTTTTGTTTGAGCACTATTGCTTGTGCTGGCTACATTGGCATCTGTCTGTAAGATTATGACAGAAAAAGAAATAGACGTAAGCAAACATTGTCCTTCCAGAACAGAACGGAGCTGAACTGTTTACAACTTTCACAGTGAAAATACCTTGATAACAACTGGCATTGCAGGGCCTTGGCATGGATCTTCAGTCAGTCTGACACTGTTGTAGTGCTCACCGTGATGATACGATCTGCATTGACAACAAATTAGAAGTTGCAAGAGAACCATGTTTACTACCATCGACACTAACATATTAGTTACATATCGTATAATATATCAACTTACAAATGAACCATATTGCTGGCTTCACGACCAGAAAAGTTATTTATGTACCATCGTGGTGAGTTAAGCTGTAAAACAAACAGCAATGATACAAATATCAATAAAATGTACAATATGTAAATGAATCTAACCAAAAAGAATGAATATCGAAGGACATACAAGTGACCTACTAATCTATAGATAGACTAGCGGTGATATAGCATAAATGGTCCGAGTGCATTATTATGCCATCCATATATCAATAATCAGAAGGAAGGCTTGCATTGAAAATTACCATGTGAATGCATATGTTCCTGTTGGTGACAAGAGAGCCCGCCTGCAACTCCATATTGCCAGCCCAAGTCCCATCCTTCATCATAGAGTCACAGTATTCATCGAACGGCACCTCATCCTCGATGAAGGGCTCAAACTCCTCACGGTGTTCCTGCACACAATAAGGATGTACCACCAACAATTCAGCATCGTGTCTAATCAGTCCCGCCTAGTCCGGATGAAATCCTAACTGACATTACAATTTACAAGGAGATTCCTATGCAAAAATAGGCTGTATCAATCTCTTACCACGATGTAGTGCACAACCATCTCCCGGTACTTCATGTGCTTCTCTTCATCGCCCTCAAGCTGGTCACCCATTGCCCTGCAGACTACGATGAGTAGTCATGTAACTCAAAAAACAGCATACATACCCACAGCAGCAGAACTGCCCCACCCTCCgggtacaaaaaaaaaaaagaactaaatCCCCCCTCTTTTTTCCGGAGACGAGCAAGAGTCTGATAGAATCCAAGTCAAGAAGAGGGGTTCCTAAACCTGAAGAAGCAGTTGCCATCGGCGGTGACCTCGACTATCTTGACCCCAATGGAGTCCAGCTGCGCCCTGAACTCCGACATGTCGGCCTTCTTCCCCAACTTCTTTACCTGAAGATCAATCGGAAAAACAACGAGCTTCACTCCCCGGTCCTAATTTCGATCAAACACGGGAAGTAAGGGATCGATCGAAGCGTAGTTTTTGGTGTTTACTGCATCGCGCTGCTTCGGCTTGCGGGCCTTGGACGCCGCGGCTGCCTTCTTCTTGCCCGCCATCGCGCTGCGCTTCCTCGCAGTATGCTAGAgaaatcggcggcggcggcggacggcgcgATGGGAGGGAGTAGAGCTATCGAACTCTGCCGGAGACGGGGGAGAGGGATCGGAGGGGAAAAGGAGTAGGAAAATAAGCAGGGAGCCGAAAGGATCAGCCTGGGCCGCCTCGTGGGCTTGAATAATGGCACAACAATTATGGGCCGGGCGGGTCTGAAAGGGCCTATTCCATGGCCGTGGGCCGTTGAGCTGGGTTGTGCTCGTCCGTGCCggagccccgcgccgccgccggcagaaaCCCCACCCCCGTTTCGACCGCAGCTCGAAAGCGCAGGAGCTCTACTTCCTCGTCGGCGTCCTCCTCCCCTCCATCTACCCTACTAGCCCGGAGCGGAGATCCATCCGGGCGCGCGAGTCCTTCTTCTCTGGTGTAAGGAAGCCCTAGCTTTGCTGTTCCTTATACGCGCCAAGATTTCTGCGACAGATTCGGTTCTACCGGTCCTGTTGCTAGGCGCAATCCGTGGTAGTATCGCTGTAAAAAAATTGAGCCATTTTCTTCTGCAGGGAAACCTAGGTAGATATACAGCAGGTGACAAGAAATGGCAGCATTCCTCAGGTCAAAGTGTTCGTCAGGTACTGCTCGTCTGACTGAGCCTTCTCGTTTTAACCTTGGCATTATGAATTTGCTGCTCAGTTCTCGTGCCACTCGTTTACGATGGGACGCGTGGTAGTAGTTGGCTGCTGATTGCAGTAAATGAGTTTCAGTTAATATGGAATTCAGCAATCCAACATGGTGTATCAAAACCATGGAGAAAAATCTTGGCTACTACTTGAACCTTTTTCTGAATGGGATCTGCTAGTCGTACCTTAGTCAGTCCAAACTTCAGATTCCGTGTTTGCCTGAAAATTTTAACTGCTATAGCTTATAGGAATATGGACCTATGGTGATTATGGTTAATTCATATAACATAAATGC includes these proteins:
- the LOC124676211 gene encoding OVARIAN TUMOR DOMAIN-containing deubiquitinating enzyme 7-like isoform X1 — protein: MAGKKKAAAASKARKPKQRDAVKKLGKKADMSEFRAQLDSIGVKIVEVTADGNCFFRAMGDQLEGDEEKHMKYREMVVHYIVEHREEFEPFIEDEVPFDEYCDSMMKDGTWAGNMELQAGSLVTNRNICIHMLNSPRWYINNFSGREASNMVHLSYHHGEHYNSVRLTEDPCQGPAMPVVIKTDANVASTSNSAQTKAKDLKKSSNRSTYDDRSVKRVMDGTGCSDATVAEHVLGEFDGDVDAAVEYMIAELVAMCSDNVDEDLYMDYACKEDELSTSQNGNQINYHKEEESCSSKDETVQKSKSSHAKKDKSNSKECSCGSAKKHKASCSLATAVASKAPPRTKGGQGKAQKGKKQKKKEPEAAPVKERKSTVPLPDLGALCI
- the LOC124676211 gene encoding OVARIAN TUMOR DOMAIN-containing deubiquitinating enzyme 7-like isoform X2, producing the protein MATASSVCRAMGDQLEGDEEKHMKYREMVVHYIVEHREEFEPFIEDEVPFDEYCDSMMKDGTWAGNMELQAGSLVTNRNICIHMLNSPRWYINNFSGREASNMVHLSYHHGEHYNSVRLTEDPCQGPAMPVVIKTDANVASTSNSAQTKAKDLKKSSNRSTYDDRSVKRVMDGTGCSDATVAEHVLGEFDGDVDAAVEYMIAELVAMCSDNVDEDLYMDYACKEDELSTSQNGNQINYHKEEESCSSKDETVQKSKSSHAKKDKSNSKECSCGSAKKHKASCSLATAVASKAPPRTKGGQGKAQKGKKQKKKEPEAAPVKERKSTVPLPDLGALCI
- the LOC124676211 gene encoding OVARIAN TUMOR DOMAIN-containing deubiquitinating enzyme 7-like isoform X3, which codes for MKYREMVVHYIVEHREEFEPFIEDEVPFDEYCDSMMKDGTWAGNMELQAGSLVTNRNICIHMLNSPRWYINNFSGREASNMVHLSYHHGEHYNSVRLTEDPCQGPAMPVVIKTDANVASTSNSAQTKAKDLKKSSNRSTYDDRSVKRVMDGTGCSDATVAEHVLGEFDGDVDAAVEYMIAELVAMCSDNVDEDLYMDYACKEDELSTSQNGNQINYHKEEESCSSKDETVQKSKSSHAKKDKSNSKECSCGSAKKHKASCSLATAVASKAPPRTKGGQGKAQKGKKQKKKEPEAAPVKERKSTVPLPDLGALCI